The nucleotide window TCTCTTACGCTTAACTATGGTAAACATCGGTTTCTCAGGaactgaattattttataagaaatgcAAGCATGAACATAGTAGATAACACATCATGAGGTTCAATATCTCGGAAGTATTCATTATCGAGAAAATGTATTGATTCAGACTCGACGAAGAAAACATTGTATGTTTTAATTCCAAATTATTctgcaaaaataaaatgtaattactgGTCTCACGATATGGTTAAACAAAAAACGCAATTTGTAACAATACTGATAAACATATGATATTAAAGagtatgttaaaaaataagtaagaaATGAGTCTGAATTGACATAATTTCGATATACACTTAATATCTATGATGTCCTATTGTATTCTCTTTCCATAATAACCTCCAGAGGATATCAAagaaatgataattaattgtgtactgaaaatatttgctttctcatctttattttttcctaaCATCTCCAAAAGGGATGGAAGGGGTAAGGATAGGATCAAAGTTACTGTTAACCTTTATAACTATGACCTTATAGTATACTATCCTtccgaaaaatatataaataaaattatcagatGATTCTTAAATTACGAACTGAATTTTAAGACAAAACTTTCCAATTaccatttatattattatatatatattaccatTATAACGAATTACAATTAACACTGCTTCAAAACAATTATACACAACGTGATGAGAAATGAAATCACATTGGtacttatcaaatattttgttatttttaagaaCAAATTGAATTGTCAATTTATTAGAACTTACCATAGCTTCCATACCCTTGAGTAGCTGCTGCAGGTTGCACATTGTAACTGCTACCCCACTGATGATGTGGTGGTGGTGGAATTTGTTGCTGTTGTGGAGGACCAGGAGGTGCACCCCAACCTTGAGAATTATACTGAGTAGTGTATCCAGCAGCATATCCTCCAGTCTGAGGACTGGTACCCCAACCCTGATACTGTTGCATCATGTTCCCTGGTGGACCCATTGGACCTCCCATCATAGGTCCACCCATCTGTCCATTTGGACCACCCATAGGTCCCATATTCCCGGCCATTCCCATCGGAGGCCCACCTTGTTGAGGAGGTCCCCATTGACCTTGATGGCTGTCATTCATTTTGCTAGAAGAATCTCGTGGTTCTGCACGTTTGATTTCAACCTGTAATCAAAAAATCGGGACGATCTGCATGAAACACAACACTCTTACTATCCACCTTCtatgattgaaattaatttgagATAAATAGGATTTCAACCTCgatcgaatataaataatcctatttatatcttaatttctatttttctttctcttttgtgAGCATATGATTAAACCTTTAGAACTCGCCAAGTCTTACATCGATTCTAAagtatattctaatttttgaCTTGCCATATaacgcatatatatatacgatattcTAGACCTTTCACTCTTTTAAATTGATACTTATATATTAAGGACTAAACATACAATAGTTAAGAATAACATAGTATGAGAAaattgtgtaaaataaaataagtactATAACTAACATGATTATGTAAAACTATGCGGTACATAACAGTAAATTATCATTAACACATACATTcgtacttattattattttacattacaataatctaatgatatataatatatactagtGTGTAGATATGCTATACCTGTTTTCCATTCAAGTTGACGAAATGCTCTGCTACACATCGGTCCACTGCATCTTCATCCTCGAAGCTGAGAAAGCCAAATCCTATCGTCCAAACGTGAGAGTATATCAAAAGGTGCCccatatatttatacaacaaATACATTTCCTTTATATATAATCCCAACCTTCTGAATTTTTGTCATCATACCATTAgcattacattttattcttctctgcatattttatttgtacaaattGATCGTTACATCAATTATCCTTTATGatattaatgataatgatTACGAGTATGATTtagaaaaacatatttttatagtattttacaAGTAATTTTTTGGTATCAATTGGAACATGCATCCttcaaaattttgtaaatatttattgtacagAAGAAATTCATAtagtatttattttgaatattcataAACTTAAAATACTTAATCTAGTAAATTTATGATGGCTGATTTAAAGAAGCTTCTTAGATTCCGATTTAATGccacaaaaaatattcacataTTTTGAATGATTATAACGAtgctaattttcttttttattattagggAAATATTTTGCTTAGAGATTAAGTTGTCAACACATAAGATTATCTACTAATCTTGTTAAATAAACGCATATCATCTCAATTGTAAAGGAATATATCttgttaaaaagatattatgcATAAAAAAAGGTTTATTTGTTGTCCTCactaaatttattaacttCTTGAATGCAGCCAccaaaaatgaatatataaagaataaagaagtAATATACCTATATCTGAGTACTGAACAGTTactacatattaaaatataaaaatatcagtattaagataaaaaatttccaaGTAAAAAGACtactgaaataaataatattctactttatataaatatataattattataaactgTAAGCTATACGTAATTTTGTATACACATATGatattaagaataaatataactaaatcatttattatttaatgaataataactgggtaatagtaataaaaaatcgaatttacAGCATATCTTACTAATAGCTTAACTTGACTTAAGTTATGTACATTTTAACTTATGTACTTAATAATCTGATAGTCTTAAGCTATCCTTAATAGAACTTAGCCAAAatcacaatatatatttaatgtaatttaatataacataaagtaTCTTAACGTTTTTTAAGGTAAGACAAGGCGAATTATTAAGAGTAGCAAAGTAGGATAAGAATACTATGTAAATAACTATGCATAATGCACTGagttttatatataagtacttaaaatattttataaatatgtattgaaaacaaataatattaattgagaAGACTGTGAGTCAGGATGTATTAATCGTAATTATTAAAGGAAGCAAGAGCAGGGTCTTTAAAAAAGGGTAATCAAGCAGAGGAAGTTTAATGACCACAAATTATTAACTGACTTTGAGTACAAAATCATATTactcaaatttatattaattaattattatctttaatGTTTAcgcttattttcttttgtctttttatatgttaaaactaggtaaaattttaatgttgTATTTAAAGTAATGGGTGTGCTGCATTCAAGTCAGAATTTTTGATTccttataaaatatcatactCATACTGCACATATTTGCTTTGTTATATTACTATAATGTGCATAtcaaattatatcaaaaatacGTTAGTGGAAAAAACTTATTTCAAGAATTCTGACTGTACTTTCGGACACATAATAAACAAGATGATGAtatccaaatatttataaagtacaTTGTTGACCGTGGTTCCCATtgtgttaaaaaaagaaattctcttataaatgcaaaatatcattacataaagtgatatattaaatatcattaacatAATAAATGGAAACCATTGCAAACAATGCCAAtttagatatatacatataattatcaCATCGTACTCACCTctcgatttcttcttttcttgatCATACATTATAACAACCTCCATAACTTTACCAAAACGGGTAAAGAATGACCTCAAATCAGTTTCAGTCACGTTACTTGGTAAGCCACCAAGGAAAACTTTTGGAAAGCCTCCACTACGTTTCGGCTTTTGCTGAGTACGTGGATTACATGGTTTCGGGTCAATCTGTCATAGACACATAAATAATAggcataaataaatttgttatattaaattacatcaaCTTTTGAAAtgtctatattatttttattttactaaataaactaatactaACTGTGCGCCCATCAAGTTGATGTGGTCCATTCTGAAGAACTAATGGAACATTAGCTGGATCACTAAATGTTACGAATCCAAAACCACGGCTGCGTCCAGATTCACTATTTTTCATAACAACGCAGTCGATTACTTCGCCATAACGGCCAAAGTAACGCTGAAGATTTTCTTGTGTTGTCTCCCACGACAAACCACCAACAAACAGCTTTCTAtagcaaaaaattaaaaaaaagttattaatataatcatataattaatacaatctAAAAAGCAATGTATTCAATGCATGTTACAATTAACaagaataaacaaatatttcgaaaaaaataACTACtggaatacaatttttataataggtTATATAACGAAAAAAATTTCGAGGAATATATTGTACGAAATATATCTAggttatttaatataataaataatggaaaacaaaaaatgatatctacatttcatatatattcatttcgtattttatatatatataaatacacacacacacacacacacatatatacatataatatatattatattataatatatatatatatatataaaagtacataatatgtattataaaaccATTTGTCAGTGACTTATTCATTCCGACAATAATTCATAACATTAACGTATCCCACGATGCAATTTTcctcaataataaaaattcttggaAAAATCGGTATATAATACACGGATTAGCACGTATCTAACAATAATCATTATTAGTGAAGCATGCACGAAGAAAGTCACATAGCGAGGGAGTATTGGAATATTTCGATCTTTCAGGATATAGAGCATAAAAATAGAGAATCTAGAGCTAAAGGATGTAATGAGCGACGATGCAGTAGCATACTTTCACAccgaaataatatatagaaaatgcaCGATTATCCCTTAGCTGCCATACTCATGATCAACGATATCTCCAAAACGGTACTATCTAAATGACTAAGAGTGCTGGATAGTGCACGAGAAGAACACTAAGCAAGACCGGCATCGGCGAATTATTCCTCTCTCACGAAATGCTACATATCCCAGCCGCTTATTGCTATGGGGAAAGAAGGTTGGCCTCGCGTATCGTGGAAATCATATACAAATAGCTAATGACGTTTTACGTTGTGCGGATAAGAAATTGAGCTCGAGATCAAGAAAACATTGTGAGGAAATGCGAAATACAAAGTAACTGCAATACGCAAATGGAGATCCCACGCAATAAACCCGACAGCCCGTGAACGCGTCGATCGAAAATTCTCGCATAAAATATAGCTTCAAACGGCTGCTAATACACAATTCAAACTTACCCCTTTTCGTCGTCGTCCATTTCGGTCTTCACTCTCATACTATTTCACTTAAAACTACGAGAATGTTGTTAGTATTAGGGCGCGAATGGGAATATGGCACGATGCTTAACGCGGACGAGGCTAATGGCTCCCTACGATGAACGCGACGTCGAGAACAGAATGTAAACGTAACGAAGCGACTCGCGTCACTTCCGTTAATGAACTAGTCAAATCAGCAATCGTATTCATTGGCGCCTCAGGGGTGTGTGTACGAAGCAATACCCCCTCTATAATATGAGTATTCCaactacattttattttctttaaataattcacgTTTTGactaacattattttttttctaaataaatgacacgcatttatgaaaattaatggaTATTTCTCTTATTAAGGAATCAAATTGTAATCGAAATTTTGTACCGATTAAAGTCTCGTAAGGTTTTGGTTATTGCAATcctgaagaaaatattatacgagTTCGATGAATTCAATATGCAAATAAACAACTAATGgaatgattaataaattttttttttatattgataataaataaataggaaaTATGTCGGAATAAATATACCAGTTGAATGCAGTAGTGCTTCTGGGTTCAACGATCTGTCGTCACACAGCTCCCGCCATTTTGTCCTCCAACTGGCGGGAAATTTTAAATCGACTGTAACTTACCAACGCATTGAAGATACGCTTCGTATTATACAGAGAAAATTGAACCCTCTTTCTTTAATCGTGAGAACGTGCCCGTCCGcatgaaaaaatgtatctaCATCACAAACTATCGTATATCTATCGCAAATTCACAGTTTTATCAGATAAAATATACTAATTTCCTTCCTACATAAAATGCAATCTTCTAGTTATTGCATAATGTATAAGAAACCGTACATTGTGCAACGCATTAGTGTCTACAccaatattaatttcatgaaGAACGatggttttattaaaatctatgTAATCTCCTACGTTAGCATGTGAGATCTAATTAAACACATTTTGCTTGAATTTAAAGTCAAACATCATGTTCGAAATATATACCAGAaacaacaaattaaatatataaatcacaCTTACATATGATGCaatgcaaaaataattttatgcatttttttcttacttttcgGACGAATTATTTGCATTGCATCATGTCGAATCTCTTATCTGATAAACTGCGACAATGTAAAACAAGCAGAACCGAACGATCATCAAAGCAATCGTTAGCCTctggatatttttaaaaatgtatatctctactttgaatttttgtttaagtATCTAGtgttacgtcattacgaaaaaAGAACACGTGTTCATTGGAAAGGAGCtgatcaaataaatttcactaGAGGATAGAAGTAACAGATTCTAAACATCCGAGTGTGAAACATGAACATTTAAAGACTTATGCCGATACTGTTACTTTTTCAAACGTGTGCCTAGATACGTTTTCACCCTATTTTCCATCCTGCACGTCGTTAAAGATCGCGCATTTCTCCGGACACAATAAAGCATATTTGTCGACCAAAAACCATAACGAAGATGGTCTAAACTAGAGGTTATCACATGTGTAGAATTCGAGGGATTGGTTCCTCTTTCTCCACTGCTTTCCGGCCCGTAGGATATCCACGAAGcggctaaaaataaaattatttaacccGTCTCACCACGAGTAAACTTTCCTCTTTCGACTGATTCATCCGGTCTAGACTTCGCTGTAATCATTTGAATCATCATAGAACTAGCGTTATCTAATCGTTTCATAATTCGCCTTGATCAACGATCGTTAAATAAGCAGCtatcaaaattaaacgaatgaaagtacatattaaaataccaGATCGAGATATGGATAACCAAATATCGCTGTAAATAATCGCGTGTCGCTAGCCGATCTCTTTGAAATTCTCATAGTACACCTACGTCTACGGTTTGCGTCTTAATCCGATCGTTCCGCTCGAGCAAAGCTCGAGCATGGCGAATggaagataatataaaattcacgaAGCGTAAAGGTAGTTCAATTCGCTTCTATTTCGACGGAAGTTCCTGCTTTGCGGACACGATGCTATAGTGTGTCAGCTTCGACTGTTCTTACTAGTCGGCGCTTAGTAATGTTCGTTGTGTGCTACTTTCTAGCACGCGACAATCGCGTAGGCGTTGGCtacatacataatttattttacgcaTTTAGTTACACAATACGTTAACCAGATATACTCATATACACATGTCCTCTCTTAGCGCTCGTCGAGAGTAAACAAACGTCCCGTTTGCTGACAATCGATGGCGCGTGGTATAGAATGTATCGTATTTACATGACAATAGATACACGAGCAATTGGTTTTAGTTTCGTATTTAAAATCTCTCTGACCGTATCAAGAACGATAAGACTACTTTATCTTTGATAAAGTTATTCCTATGTGTTTGCCATAGTGTATGATACGGACAGCGATATAGATAGTACGTTCTATATGAAAAAAGGTGCAAGTTGGTAGTGTATTTCTTAGCTGTCACGATTCCTGCGAAAAgttttgttcatttttcttctaaagATGTCACCGTCTCAAGGTATAGAACGTTCTACAGATAAGAGTACTTTTAGAGGGTCACGAGTTCTAAATTTAGACCCTGTATGTGTTCGACCGTACCGTTTGCtccaaaatttaattaatcacgTCTATATCGATAACCGACCatccattaaaaatagaagctACATCGACGAGATTAAACAATTCAATGTCTGTtctatgttaaaataaaacaattttacagTTCACTTCTTGTCACGGACTCCGCGCACGAACCTCGCCACGATTACTTGGGAAAGATAATATCTCGCAAGTTTCTGgtcgtattaaaaaatatttagcagGAAACTCGTTTAAGGAATGCTTACCACAGGttcttacataatttttcacatcccCACTTTAGGAGTCGTGCACATGCCTctaaaaatgttaaagaatTCAGCCAGCATCGAAGATCATACGCGTCATAGTCAGAAAAGGAGaagcaaagaaaagaatcCTCCGAATCGGAGGCTGTCGAAAGTAGCCGAGGTCAGGAGCAGAGAGTGAAGCCTGCGTATCGACTCATTTCCATCGTATCTGAACGAAAAGTTTCTGCCTCGTCGCTTAAAAAGCTTTAGTATACCCCGGCAAGCCGATCAGGCTGGTTCTAGCTTGACTGCTTGTTGCCCGACAACTGCTTGGCCGACTGTCTGACTGCTACTAGCCAGCTCGTCTCGTTCAGTCGCTGCTCCGACATCCTGCTCGCAACACGACCGCGGTCGGTGCCAGTGCGGTGTATTCCGTGGGCCTTTCCACGTTTCTCTCGTCATCTCACGGGTTACGGTTTCTGTCATGCCGTGGCGGATGCAGCGAGGCCGTAACACGGCTTTTTTCGGCGTCAGATAGACCCACGTGTACACGTTCAACGTGAAACCCATTAGCCGGGTAGACGACGATCACGAAGAAGAGTAAGTTGCCTCGGGAGACAAGATACATGCATCCGCGAGCGATGATCAGTGATTAACGGAGATTTGCTTGTTACTTCTCTTAATAAGAATACGCGAACATCATTGGTAATTTGAATGGTGAAATGTCGAGGAAGATATAGTGTGGAACAATCCGTGTTTTTTCGCTGGAATTGTGATCGTGAGAAAGTCTCGTCGGCGGACGAAAAGCAATATTATTcgaaagtgaaattttaattcccggatgaaatttgaaatttcatttaccgGCTGGCTTACGTAAGTGCTTCCGCGTTTAACAAATTACGATGCCAGAAGGACAAAGGATATTTGTTTAGAAGATCGAGTTGTCGTTTAACGAGATTGTTCAGCCGTGAACTAGAATCGTTCCTTTCGTTATTATCGTGCTCTCGGACTCGAAAAGTCGATGACTCTTGGAGACTTCCATCGGTTGATCGAACAGGCTCAGATTGTCTTCGATTCGAGTCACGATCACGTTGAATCTAGTCGTCTAACGTGTCTTTGCTCCGGTGATTCTGCGTCTTGAACGCGGCTCGATGTCTGTGGGAACAATTAGCGGAGGCCTCATTCCAGTAACAGCTTTTAATGGATGGGTCAGGTCAGTCTTTCGAAAATGCCATCGTTCCGAAGTTCATGAACATCGATAGCCACGAGAATCTTTGATCACGGCGTGTTTTTACTCGGCCGACCACTTTGTTCTGACTCACCAAGAAATGTATGCAAATCTATCATGTAGAAgcgattaaaattaacatgGGGATTTCCTCGTTCTTTAACGAACGTTCATTAAACGGAATAGTATTTCATGACAATTTTCCATTAGGTAATCTCTAAATTGTTCATCCTCCATTCTGTTGCATCaactttaaattcaattttcttcgcgtCAACGATAAAGGAGATGAAAGTGCAttgacattttcttttatgGTATTGATGACTGTAGAGATTCTTGTTCCAAGCGACTCATCCGCGCTAGCTCATCCTTATCTCCCCTATAAAGAACTAGAAGTCGTATTCTACCGTAGGAACTAGAGAAGATCTGGAGCTGACTTTCGGCTTAAACCGGTTCTCCCGCCTTTCGTCCTCGTTCGTGCACGTCACTTCGAATCGCATCCTTTAACGGGATGAACACCGGGATTTCGTGGATTCGCCGATTCGACCGTGTAATCACGATTGTCAACACCTTTCACGACCCTCGCGTATCGATTCCCGGAAACTTCTAACGGTATCAGGCTGAATTCTTCTGGAAATTTtcgtttcctcgtttctccgtggaattatacattcgtagaaagaaaaaataaaaatgtaacaaaagtAATGGCGACGATTTTTTCACACCGACACTTCAAAATTATCTTCAAACTGTTATTATTCCGAACAATCTTTCCTTGAAAGCGATAAGATTAAAATATCACGAatgaatattgaatttatgtGTCACTTGCTATCGGatttttttctacaaattgagataatttacattaatcaTGGGTTTTAACGggaatttgtttcttcttaGTTCCTGGTGAGAATAAACGCGAGAAGATTGTGAGAACGGAAACACGGGTGTGCGAATAACCATTGGGAACAATCGACGATGACCATCAGCAACCTTTCatttaacgaataattaatttacagtTAACGCGAAAGTACTTTCTTCTTGATTAAACCCCACTATCATGTGAATATCTCGTGAGCATTTAGATTCGTCTCTTACAATCCAATTAGCCTGTAGAAAgaaaaactaattaattacacTGTTCGTGtagttttcaatttataaaccAGGTGCAGAACTAGTATTCAATGCCTTCAAAAACGGGGGACCTTTTTTGATGAATCTATTTATTACAAGGAGATGACATAAATAATCAGAAATTTCAAGCTACCTCTAGTTgttatctctctctctttctctctctctattttaATCTGTGGAGTTGATCAGCGTGATGAAGAGATTCGAAATCAAAATTCTGTCTTACTATCACGTACAGACTTTGGAAAATCGATTCAATCGTTGgtggtaaaatattatttacgattacgaagaataaaataatcgtaCATTAATTTATCcgtaaatgtataattaaaatatatcttgacCCAAATAATCAAGTTTCGAATCGCCAATGTACTCATACGTTTTGTCTCGTTAGCTCCGCGCGAACAAAAGGACGTCATGCATCGAAATTCAATGACTGCCCGCATTCAGATATGCAGGATCGCGGCTGGAACCGGTTTCCTCAAGGAACGATTCTTTGTCTACGCCGATTTAGAGAATAAATCTCCACTAACCATTTGGGAGACGACTCAACAAACTTGCTCGTTTCTCGCATTATCCATTACTGAGATGAACATCGAGAAGCACTTAAGTAGAATGCTTGCGATCTCCATGTATGTAATTTGAAACACATGGAAAAAATGCTTAACGGTACTTCCAgagaaactaaaaaatatatatgaagaATTCGAGTCACAGATTAACTCGACGATGTAAgaaattctttcatatttgCTAAAACAGTGACTGAACTAGCAGGTTAATTGATCAACAATTTCTTCTAACGGCGCCAGGTTCTCATTTCTAGACGTTGTTATATTGTGTATCCTGCGGCTGTTCGGACTCACACAGTACCACGTCTGTTCATTTTCTTATCACCTTTTTTACGACGTTGGAGAAAATTGTACGAAAACGGAATCGTTAAACTCCTGACCCCTATTCGAGAAATAATCCTCAAGTGCAACAGATGTCTGATCATCTCTATCGAAAGGTTACGATCGAATTTGTTACAATCAATATTATCAAGGGACATGTTGATCGGCCATTGTCGACTATAAATTGCCTCAGACCATAAACGTTCGAACGACAAATGAATACGAATTATCGCATCAATCTATCGGAATTTACGATCGGACagttacgaaatatttaatgtgtCAAAGAGTAATCGCGATGGAAGAAGATCAGTCATTAATTGCCGACTCGAAGGTTCCAGTCCGAGTATTATTTAGCACGTGTGCGACCTCGATTGGCcgtagtaatttttattttatccgcGTATTGTTTGCTCTGTATCTAGCAACAGTGTTTGCGTATCTTTCAGATTAACATGAACGACCGATTCGCGTTGAAAACTGCTGCACCATGGAATTCGGCGAAATGCAGTGGAAGGAATCGAGGTGGTAGAACATGTTGAACGTAAGTAGACGTGGTTTACTTGTGGTAACTGTGAACGGAGAAACCAGTTGATTACGTCATATTTAAAGATACCATATCGTTGACAAAGATTATAGATTTCGGTGGACTCATCAGCCGCGAGgttaacgtaaaaataaatggcTAGTTTAAACAACGAACGCTTTTGTAGTCTTGCCGGGTACAGTGAAAAATACACAGGCAAAGTTTGTTCTTTAAATGGCAAACAAACGTGAGCCAAAGTCCAGTGAATGCCTTTGAAACGAGCGAATTGCCAATTCAAAGGAGtatcttcgtttttctttcgacTTCTGTTTTTTCTGACGATTACAAAGCGACATTTGTTCACTGGATTTTAAACGCCAAACCGTCGTGGATCAGATTCTAAAGAAGAATTATGAACGGTTGTTTAACAGGTCTGAGCAGAACTCGCGCTCAGTGTCGAGAAAGAGGAGCAATGGGATCGTACAAAGAATTCCCAGCAATTACGCTAATTAGCACATTGAAATCATTAAAGAAGAGGATCGCGGCGGTTAGAAAGATGACGATGAACCTAGCCGGAGGTCCAGGCACCCCGGAAGAGTATCAATGGAAGAGGTGACGTTTCACCCAGTGATGCGTAAACGGCGTGGACTGACCAGCGCCATTCTAGGCCTGATACTGGGCCTTGTCCTAGGTTTTCTCATTCAAAGCTACAAGATACTCTCGTCGAGCCATCACCAGCGATTAAATGTTTACTCGTCTTCGATGCCTGGACCACGAATGTTGATGAAATCGTCGGCACGAAACGTTCCCAAATTGGACGACGATGAACAGATAAACAGTTCGTCGACCAGCTTGGTTTTCGTGGGCGTGATGACTGCTGGCAAATATCTAGACTCGCGAGCTAAGGCGGTTTACGAGACTTGGGGTAAAGAGCTTCCAGGCAAAATTGCCTTTTTTTCATCTGAAAACTCCGTCGTCCCAGATAATTGTCCAGACCTACCTCTGGTACCTTTGCCACGAGTCGACGACACTTATCCACCGCAGAAGAAATCATTCATGATGCTACAATATATGTGGAACAATTATGGGGATCGTTTCGAGTGGTTCCTCAGAGCTGATGACGACGTCTACGTGAGAACGGATCGTCTGGAAAAATTGCTACGATCCGTCAACTCCAAGAGGGCCATGTACATTGGCCAAGCAGGAAGAGGCAACTCCGAGGAATTCGGTCTGCTATCGTTGGAGTACGACGAGAACTTTTGCATGGGTGGGCCTGGTGTTATTCTATCCAGGGAGACCTTAAGGAG belongs to Bombus pascuorum chromosome 10, iyBomPasc1.1, whole genome shotgun sequence and includes:
- the LOC132911260 gene encoding heterogeneous nuclear ribonucleoprotein 27C-like isoform X1 encodes the protein MRVKTEMDDDEKGKLFVGGLSWETTQENLQRYFGRYGEVIDCVVMKNSESGRSRGFGFVTFSDPANVPLVLQNGPHQLDGRTIDPKPCNPRTQQKPKRSGGFPKVFLGGLPSNVTETDLRSFFTRFGKVMEVVIMYDQEKKKSRGFGFLSFEDEDAVDRCVAEHFVNLNGKQVEIKRAEPRDSSSKMNDSHQGQWGPPQQGGPPMGMAGNMGPMGGPNGQMGGPMMGGPMGPPGNMMQQYQGWGTSPQTGGYAAGYTTQYNSQGWGAPPGPPQQQQIPPPPHHQWGSSYNVQPAAATQGYGSYGGPAAAASGGYGPTAGTGGAAGGGPGGSWNSWNMAQNGPPPGTQPPPQPPQPNSSQPNSNSNPSGPQGDMYSRQTTGSGAPGSSSSSAKTPDYTGYSAYGNYADTSYPQRSYQGGESNQVDERGISRTTVSEQWQNDGYTFCKNGTQNGRSFCCSHYDLSQKRSEKRSLGLSSRSLESIRGPKDRSSLKM